In Sphingomonas psychrotolerans, the following proteins share a genomic window:
- a CDS encoding 3'-5' exonuclease, whose protein sequence is MLNEVDVNVAAERLGLDRDFRVLRRLALKDEVALLKEPDDETSIGVIVDVETTGLDPAIDRVIELAVRRFRFDGAGRVVETERAWCWREDPGRSLDPEITRLTGITDADLVGRGINDAVAEALLCSAQVVIAHHAAFDRKFVEHRLTGAVGLAWCCSCQEVDWRGSGFDGRGLGWLCAQAGWFFDGHRAESDVDAVLTLLGVEMQDGRTALRELLDAAAETSILISAVGANFEVKDKLRRRGYRWSASERVWAKEVFSSCRYDEEAWLMEHVYAPQYRPRSFAPQLLERTSRERHS, encoded by the coding sequence ATGCTCAATGAGGTCGATGTCAACGTGGCAGCCGAGCGTCTCGGGCTTGACCGCGATTTTCGCGTCCTCCGGCGCTTGGCGCTGAAAGACGAAGTGGCCTTGCTGAAAGAGCCTGACGACGAAACCTCGATTGGCGTTATTGTTGACGTAGAAACTACGGGGTTGGATCCAGCGATAGATCGGGTGATCGAGCTAGCAGTCCGTCGATTCCGTTTCGATGGCGCCGGACGCGTAGTGGAAACCGAACGAGCGTGGTGCTGGCGGGAGGATCCCGGACGATCCTTAGATCCGGAAATCACGCGGCTCACTGGGATCACCGATGCGGATCTGGTGGGGCGTGGAATTAATGACGCTGTCGCCGAGGCTCTTCTGTGCTCGGCCCAGGTAGTAATCGCGCATCACGCCGCCTTTGATCGCAAGTTCGTAGAGCACCGACTGACTGGCGCGGTGGGATTGGCTTGGTGCTGCTCTTGCCAGGAGGTTGACTGGCGGGGCAGTGGCTTCGACGGGCGAGGCCTCGGCTGGCTGTGCGCACAGGCGGGCTGGTTTTTCGATGGTCATCGCGCAGAGAGTGACGTCGACGCGGTCCTGACGTTGCTTGGCGTCGAGATGCAAGATGGTCGTACTGCGCTCCGCGAGTTGCTCGACGCAGCTGCCGAGACCTCCATTTTAATCAGCGCTGTCGGGGCTAACTTCGAGGTGAAAGATAAGCTTCGGCGGCGAGGTTACCGATGGAGCGCGTCGGAGCGTGTCTGGGCCAAGGAGGTTTTCTCATCATGTCGCTATGACGAGGAGGCATGGTTGATGGAGCATGTGTACGCTCCGCAGTATCGGCCTCGAAGTTTCGCTCCGCAGCTTTTAGAGCGAACATCGAGAGAGAGACACAGTTGA
- a CDS encoding metallophosphoesterase: protein MRLWILSDLHIEQSCWELPDPKPEFDVIVAAGDIHVASEAVRWLGDRADGRSVIYVPGNHEWYGRLLPEEAARAMSKATELGVHFLMDATATIGDVRFLGATLWTDYELMAPSPVSPDRAMSEAWRFLSDHELIEIRPHVRFHPTDALAFHRTSRTWLAEELNAKPPGIRRTVVVTHHLPDPRSIDPRFDGDALNPAFASRMTDLVERGGADLWVHGHTHSSCDYQAGNCRVICNPKGYGPRQLGGRIENSRFDPNLVIEI from the coding sequence GTGCGCCTCTGGATACTAAGCGACCTTCACATCGAGCAGAGCTGCTGGGAGCTCCCGGATCCCAAGCCCGAGTTCGATGTTATTGTGGCGGCCGGCGACATCCATGTGGCGTCTGAAGCAGTTCGCTGGCTTGGTGATCGAGCCGATGGGCGTTCGGTGATCTACGTGCCGGGCAATCACGAATGGTATGGTAGGCTGCTCCCGGAGGAGGCCGCTAGGGCGATGTCCAAAGCGACCGAATTGGGCGTTCATTTCCTGATGGACGCAACAGCGACCATCGGAGACGTGCGGTTTTTGGGCGCAACCCTATGGACCGATTACGAGCTCATGGCCCCGTCACCAGTTTCGCCCGACAGGGCCATGTCGGAAGCTTGGCGGTTTCTAAGCGACCACGAACTTATCGAAATTCGGCCGCATGTGCGGTTCCATCCTACGGACGCACTCGCATTCCACAGGACCTCGCGGACTTGGTTGGCCGAGGAGCTCAATGCGAAGCCACCCGGAATCCGAAGGACCGTCGTTGTCACGCACCACCTACCGGACCCTCGTTCCATTGATCCACGCTTCGATGGTGATGCGCTTAATCCTGCGTTTGCATCGCGCATGACAGACTTGGTCGAACGGGGAGGCGCCGATCTCTGGGTCCATGGCCACACCCACTCGAGCTGCGACTACCAGGCAGGAAACTGCCGAGTGATCTGCAATCCAAAAGGTTACGGCCCGCGCCAGCTTGGCGGGCGGATTGAGAACAGTCGATTCGATCCAAATCTGGTGATCGAAATCTAG
- a CDS encoding antitoxin Xre-like helix-turn-helix domain-containing protein, with protein MADELGATALQAFFAIAERWSLSELEQMRILGLTSRSTLQHWKAQAQHQAPLQLERDTTERISYVLGIYRAINVLLPIRQRADAWVRAANKAPIFGGRSALDRMTAGNVSDLYEVRKYLDAQLV; from the coding sequence ATGGCTGACGAACTTGGCGCTACCGCACTCCAAGCCTTCTTCGCGATTGCCGAGCGCTGGTCACTCAGCGAACTGGAGCAGATGCGCATCCTTGGGCTTACCAGCCGGTCCACTCTGCAACACTGGAAGGCGCAGGCGCAGCACCAAGCGCCACTCCAGCTTGAGCGAGATACGACCGAAAGGATCTCGTACGTGCTCGGCATCTACAGGGCGATCAACGTTCTACTGCCCATCCGGCAGCGCGCTGACGCTTGGGTCAGGGCCGCAAACAAGGCGCCGATCTTCGGCGGCCGCTCTGCGCTGGATAGGATGACTGCCGGCAACGTGAGCGATCTCTATGAGGTCCGGAAGTACCTCGACGCACAGCTTGTCTAG
- a CDS encoding Cap15 family cyclic dinucleotide receptor domain-containing protein — translation MATEHEYALLGGVNRSNVGKWLMRVSAAVSAAVVFLLLGAVDIANQLGMDAKLPPSVLSLVGAGMVYACLYALFDRYAWRVRAVGKWLKLPDISGRWACEGVSVDRSPSERWRGTVTIIQSWDRIRVHLETDRSSSDSIAAALLHETGTGDRLLYHYRNNPWIGEAELHSHHGFAELIFAPDGRTARGEYFNGRGRNTFGILELVKEN, via the coding sequence ATGGCGACTGAACACGAATACGCGCTCCTTGGCGGAGTGAACCGCTCGAACGTCGGCAAGTGGCTCATGAGAGTCTCAGCGGCCGTGTCGGCCGCAGTCGTGTTCCTTCTCTTGGGCGCGGTGGACATCGCCAACCAGTTGGGCATGGATGCCAAGCTGCCGCCGAGCGTGCTGTCGCTGGTCGGTGCCGGCATGGTCTACGCCTGCCTCTACGCGCTCTTCGACCGATATGCCTGGCGCGTCCGCGCCGTCGGGAAGTGGCTGAAGCTGCCCGACATCTCGGGACGCTGGGCCTGCGAGGGTGTCAGCGTCGACCGCAGCCCGTCCGAGCGATGGAGGGGGACGGTAACGATCATCCAGTCCTGGGACCGGATCCGGGTCCATCTAGAGACGGACCGTTCGTCGTCGGACAGCATCGCAGCCGCCCTTCTACATGAGACAGGCACTGGCGACCGGCTGCTCTACCACTACCGCAACAATCCGTGGATCGGCGAGGCAGAGCTCCACTCGCATCATGGCTTCGCGGAACTGATCTTCGCTCCGGACGGCCGCACGGCGCGCGGCGAATACTTCAACGGCCGGGGTCGGAACACCTTCGGCATCCTCGAACTCGTGAAGGAGAACTGA
- a CDS encoding KTSC domain-containing protein, translating to MERQAVSSSNLASVGYNPDSETLEVEFLSTGKVYEYYNLPQFMYDRLMEAPSLGKFFNAEIKNAYPCNPI from the coding sequence ATGGAACGACAAGCGGTGAGCTCATCCAATTTGGCATCGGTAGGGTACAACCCAGATTCGGAGACGCTGGAAGTGGAGTTCCTCTCCACCGGCAAGGTGTATGAGTACTACAACCTGCCGCAGTTCATGTATGATCGCCTTATGGAGGCTCCGTCTCTAGGCAAGTTTTTCAACGCCGAGATTAAAAACGCTTATCCTTGCAACCCTATCTGA
- a CDS encoding ATP-binding protein: MSEPTLLGHVGAVAGATISVRQFEGTASGIAIIGGRSYRVGQVGSFVRVPQGYHDLYGIISDVGATATPETLVDSGARGDRWIKVQLVGEVVEATFERGISQYPAINDQVHLVVEEDLARIYGTTDAGQVTIGRLSGAESIPVRIDLDKLVTRHSAVLGSTGAGKSTTVTSLLRSLSVGQGENSGFPNARVLLIDIHGEYGRALGEVAKVFRVNPLENEERLFVPYWALNLGDLLTFLLGKTEEKALTAIHDRILSAKTTVSDLMNCPGVDANSLTVDSPIPFSLKALWFQLIDPEIKTWLENTQLNSAQITPGNAETLTAPTYPLPGQGGASPFANKTNVLSIRRQLDQLRSRLLDRQFDFMLHPGPWEPGLDGVPANDLPQLLESWLGHDRPITVLDLSGVPSSILMRLIGGILNIIYEALFWSREMPEGGRARPLLVVMEEAHRYLGREDASLARDAVQRIVKEGRKFGIGAMIVSQRPSEIDDTILSQCGTFFSLRLSNASDRSKVQAALPDSLSGIVDSLPVLRTGEAVITGEAAKLPVRCRITLPEEGKRPTSEDPRVAQSWCKERGDENYVSVTAAWRSQNPRWKED; encoded by the coding sequence ATGAGCGAGCCAACCCTTCTCGGTCACGTTGGCGCTGTAGCGGGCGCCACGATCAGCGTGCGGCAGTTCGAAGGGACGGCGTCGGGGATCGCAATCATCGGAGGCCGCAGCTACCGCGTTGGCCAGGTTGGGAGCTTCGTCCGTGTCCCGCAGGGCTACCACGATTTGTATGGCATCATCTCTGACGTAGGAGCCACCGCCACCCCTGAAACCCTAGTCGACAGCGGGGCCAGAGGGGACCGCTGGATCAAGGTTCAGCTCGTCGGCGAGGTCGTGGAAGCGACGTTCGAGCGCGGGATAAGCCAGTATCCCGCGATCAACGATCAGGTGCATCTCGTCGTGGAGGAGGATCTTGCCCGAATCTACGGCACGACAGACGCGGGTCAGGTCACCATCGGGAGGCTGTCAGGAGCCGAGAGCATCCCCGTCCGCATCGATCTGGACAAGCTCGTTACGCGTCACTCCGCGGTGCTCGGCTCGACGGGTGCCGGCAAGTCGACCACAGTCACAAGCCTTCTCCGCTCGCTCTCTGTCGGACAGGGTGAGAACTCTGGCTTTCCCAACGCTCGCGTGCTGCTGATCGACATCCATGGCGAATATGGTCGCGCCCTGGGCGAGGTCGCCAAGGTGTTCCGGGTGAATCCACTCGAGAACGAGGAGCGGCTCTTCGTTCCATACTGGGCGCTGAACTTAGGCGACCTGCTCACCTTCCTTCTCGGAAAGACCGAGGAGAAGGCGCTCACCGCCATACATGATCGCATCCTCTCGGCAAAGACCACCGTCTCGGATCTGATGAACTGCCCTGGGGTCGACGCCAACTCGCTGACTGTGGACAGTCCCATCCCGTTCAGCTTGAAGGCTCTTTGGTTTCAGCTGATCGACCCAGAGATCAAGACGTGGCTCGAGAATACGCAGTTGAACTCTGCGCAGATCACGCCAGGCAATGCCGAGACGCTCACGGCGCCAACCTATCCGCTACCGGGGCAAGGTGGCGCGTCTCCTTTTGCAAACAAGACGAACGTCCTGTCGATTCGGCGACAGCTCGACCAGCTTCGGTCACGCCTCCTGGACCGTCAGTTCGATTTCATGCTACATCCGGGGCCTTGGGAGCCGGGCCTCGACGGGGTTCCCGCGAATGACCTGCCCCAACTTCTCGAGAGTTGGTTAGGGCATGACCGACCGATCACGGTGCTAGACCTATCGGGCGTGCCGAGTTCGATTCTCATGCGGCTGATCGGCGGCATCCTGAACATCATCTACGAGGCGCTCTTCTGGAGCCGGGAGATGCCCGAAGGCGGCCGTGCGCGCCCCCTGCTAGTGGTGATGGAAGAGGCGCACCGCTATCTGGGCCGCGAGGATGCGAGTCTCGCACGCGACGCGGTGCAGCGTATCGTGAAGGAAGGCCGGAAATTTGGCATCGGCGCGATGATTGTGAGCCAGCGCCCATCTGAGATCGACGACACAATCCTGTCACAGTGCGGCACCTTCTTCTCGCTACGACTTTCGAACGCGTCGGACCGCAGCAAAGTCCAAGCCGCTTTGCCCGACAGCCTGAGTGGGATCGTGGACAGCCTTCCAGTGCTCCGCACGGGTGAGGCCGTGATAACCGGCGAGGCCGCGAAACTGCCGGTGCGGTGCCGGATCACGCTACCGGAGGAAGGTAAGCGCCCCACTAGTGAGGACCCACGCGTGGCCCAGAGCTGGTGTAAGGAACGCGGTGACGAAAACTACGTGTCTGTCACGGCTGCTTGGCGATCTCAAAACCCACGATGGAAGGAAGACTAG
- a CDS encoding SIR2 family NAD-dependent protein deacylase, protein MKKADGTYPLIPAVAGLTTLVLDVLEPEYGKQIAELRKELAPKDDIETLLSRIRSLAKVIGPATIHGLDGLGYAQFGERVCEEIGKVVNVTLPESGSAYSDIVTWITGAARDHPIEIFTTNYDLLLEEALERVRAPYFDGFTGGREPFFDPVTVSNNDLPARWTRLWKLHGSLGWCSNGKDEVIRSGKDSARHLVFPEHLKYEQTQKAPYAALLDRLRAFLATPDTLLISVGFSFADAHISARVDEGLAGNPSASVFAFQFQNIGNEACARELGRRLPNFSVYARDAAVVNGSEGVWRVPSELPSKDWGPIRSSYWAEPQGGGQHEFTLGAIEPFARFFSASRSTQVFVTPVASTAPAAVAPAASVA, encoded by the coding sequence ATGAAGAAGGCGGACGGGACCTATCCTCTGATTCCAGCGGTTGCCGGTCTCACGACCTTGGTACTCGACGTTCTCGAGCCGGAGTATGGAAAGCAGATTGCCGAACTCAGGAAAGAGCTCGCGCCCAAGGACGACATCGAGACATTACTCTCTCGGATTCGGTCGCTGGCGAAGGTGATCGGGCCCGCCACTATCCATGGCCTGGATGGTCTGGGATACGCGCAATTCGGAGAGCGAGTGTGCGAGGAGATCGGCAAGGTCGTCAACGTCACACTTCCCGAGAGCGGCTCCGCCTACAGTGATATCGTCACGTGGATCACCGGTGCGGCGCGGGACCATCCGATCGAAATCTTCACGACCAACTATGACCTTTTGCTGGAGGAGGCCCTCGAACGAGTGCGCGCTCCCTACTTCGACGGCTTCACAGGGGGTCGTGAGCCCTTCTTCGACCCTGTCACTGTCTCGAATAACGATCTGCCCGCACGCTGGACCCGGCTTTGGAAGCTTCACGGGTCACTGGGGTGGTGCTCGAACGGCAAGGACGAGGTCATCCGGTCCGGGAAGGACAGTGCCCGACACTTGGTTTTCCCCGAACATCTGAAATACGAGCAGACCCAGAAAGCGCCGTATGCTGCCCTGCTCGACAGGCTGCGGGCCTTTCTCGCCACCCCGGACACGTTGCTGATCTCAGTCGGATTCTCGTTCGCCGACGCCCACATCTCGGCTCGCGTCGACGAGGGATTGGCGGGCAATCCCTCCGCGAGCGTGTTCGCGTTCCAGTTCCAGAATATCGGCAATGAGGCCTGTGCAAGGGAGCTCGGTCGACGACTTCCGAACTTCAGCGTCTACGCCCGCGACGCTGCGGTCGTGAACGGATCCGAAGGCGTATGGCGCGTTCCATCGGAGCTTCCGTCAAAGGACTGGGGTCCAATTCGATCCTCGTACTGGGCGGAACCTCAGGGCGGCGGGCAGCACGAATTCACGCTTGGGGCGATCGAACCATTTGCGCGCTTCTTCTCAGCATCCCGATCGACCCAAGTCTTCGTTACGCCGGTCGCGTCCACCGCGCCGGCCGCCGTCGCACCTGCGGCTTCAGTCGCATGA
- a CDS encoding TM0106 family RecB-like putative nuclease, with the protein MRLLDGKLRLSASDLMRFKGCRHASTLDLRLIEAGDIVPASDGEQAELLQRQGDAHELAFLEQLRASGRLIAEIPKDGIPLERSVELTLEAMREGPDVIFQGAFLSGAWGGYSDFLERVDRPSSLGAWSYEVVDTKLKRKPDPKHVLQLSLYSDLISDVQGLRPEAAHLQLGGGSRFTVRLADVASYARHARSVFETFLRERPETRSDPVSACSLCRWKDHCRAAWEATDSLSLVAGITKSQRGKIEATGVATLTGLAEVQERIPGLAAGTHERLQTQARLQMVRRAGGPPGFELRDFEPGKGFGLLPEPDEGDLFYDIEGDPYYEGGLEYLHGVWFRQDGEWAFRAFWAHDREAEGRSVAELLDFFVDHLRRRPKARIYHYANYEIAALRRLTAEHRVGEAAMDQLQRERRFVDLFKVVSGGLIASEKGYSIKDLEAFYMEKRNAEVATAGASVVFYENWRETGNDALLEKIHDYNRTDCISTQLLRDWLVRDARPTGMPWPQLGELPEGGALSNIEGENEEVEALRARLAPVRARLGEEVADLLLDLNSFHKREDKPAWWAIFDRLEQESAELVDDLECIQGLYAIGEPVKVTAKSFERTYRFPPQETKLRAGKKPCVKPAAMPEDLDLREIDTNANIVVLRRSTAKGPLPDRLDLIPAKPIANGTLRVAVAAVTEEIIGDTGQARAIEQLLTRASPMFTDGHRTGGIIDPESDVPEQTIAAIAAMAHTTLAIQGPPGTGKTYVSALSIVDLVRAGKRVAVSSNSHKAIGNLLEAIAKRAATEGQPCRVVQKSAGDGDEDAHPGIVLVSDNDAPEIATADVVGATAWHFARYPAPAFDYLFIDEAGQVSLANILAMSRAARNLVLVGDPMQLPQPLQGTHPGRSGESCLEYLIDGHRVVPGDRGIFMPVSRRMHPDVCRFISAAVYEERLHPDEAAGNQDLRTPDGRSIVGAGVRAVAHLGRSQVSPEEIAAIRTQIELVVGSTYRSRDGAERVVGYGDILVVAPYNAQVNALRAALSAAVRVGTVDRFQGQEAPVCLVSMTTSSGEELPRDIAFLFSLNRINVAVSRAQASAVVFASPLLLETPCRTVPEMMLVNALCMLREHGGDNF; encoded by the coding sequence ATGCGGCTTCTCGACGGCAAACTGCGGCTTTCGGCCTCCGACCTGATGCGATTCAAGGGCTGCCGCCATGCGTCCACGCTCGACCTGCGGCTCATCGAGGCAGGGGACATCGTGCCCGCGTCCGATGGCGAGCAGGCCGAGCTCCTCCAGCGCCAAGGCGACGCGCACGAGCTCGCGTTCCTCGAACAGCTTCGCGCGTCCGGGCGTTTGATCGCCGAGATTCCCAAGGACGGCATCCCGCTCGAGCGGTCGGTGGAGCTGACGCTCGAGGCGATGCGCGAGGGTCCAGATGTGATCTTCCAGGGAGCTTTCTTGAGCGGCGCCTGGGGCGGCTACTCGGACTTTCTCGAGCGAGTGGACCGCCCTTCCTCGCTGGGCGCCTGGTCCTACGAGGTCGTCGACACAAAGCTGAAGCGCAAGCCAGACCCGAAGCACGTCCTTCAGCTCTCGCTATACTCCGACCTGATCTCCGACGTGCAGGGGTTGCGTCCCGAGGCCGCGCATCTGCAGCTTGGCGGCGGCTCGCGCTTCACCGTCCGCCTCGCAGACGTCGCGTCGTACGCGCGCCACGCGCGCAGCGTTTTCGAGACCTTTCTGCGGGAACGACCCGAGACGCGGTCCGATCCCGTCTCGGCATGCAGCCTGTGCCGGTGGAAGGACCACTGCCGCGCTGCATGGGAGGCAACCGACAGCCTTTCTCTAGTGGCCGGCATCACTAAGTCGCAGCGCGGCAAGATCGAGGCGACCGGCGTAGCCACGTTGACCGGCTTGGCCGAGGTGCAGGAACGCATCCCCGGGCTCGCCGCCGGTACGCACGAGCGTCTGCAGACCCAGGCAAGACTGCAGATGGTGCGGAGGGCCGGCGGGCCGCCCGGCTTCGAGCTCCGCGACTTCGAGCCAGGCAAGGGTTTCGGCCTGCTGCCCGAGCCGGACGAGGGTGACCTCTTCTACGACATTGAGGGCGACCCCTACTACGAGGGCGGACTCGAGTATCTCCACGGCGTCTGGTTCAGGCAGGACGGCGAGTGGGCATTCCGCGCGTTCTGGGCGCATGACCGCGAGGCGGAGGGACGCTCCGTCGCTGAGCTGCTGGACTTCTTCGTCGACCACCTGCGCCGTCGTCCCAAGGCGCGGATCTACCACTACGCGAACTACGAGATTGCGGCACTGCGTCGCCTCACTGCGGAGCACCGCGTCGGCGAGGCCGCGATGGATCAGCTGCAGCGCGAACGTCGGTTCGTCGATCTGTTCAAGGTCGTGTCGGGCGGGCTTATCGCCTCGGAGAAGGGCTACTCTATCAAGGATCTTGAGGCATTCTACATGGAGAAGCGCAACGCGGAGGTCGCCACCGCGGGTGCGAGCGTCGTGTTCTACGAGAACTGGCGTGAGACCGGCAACGACGCGCTGCTCGAGAAGATCCACGACTACAACCGCACCGACTGCATCTCGACGCAGCTTCTACGCGACTGGCTGGTGCGCGACGCCCGCCCCACCGGAATGCCGTGGCCGCAGCTCGGCGAGCTGCCCGAGGGAGGCGCGCTGTCGAACATCGAGGGCGAGAACGAGGAGGTCGAGGCTCTCCGGGCGAGGCTCGCCCCCGTCCGGGCCCGCCTTGGCGAGGAGGTCGCCGACCTGCTGCTCGACCTCAATTCTTTCCACAAGCGCGAAGACAAGCCCGCGTGGTGGGCGATCTTCGATCGGCTCGAGCAGGAGAGCGCCGAGCTGGTCGATGACCTAGAGTGCATCCAGGGCCTCTATGCCATCGGCGAGCCCGTCAAGGTGACGGCCAAGTCGTTCGAGCGGACCTACCGCTTCCCGCCGCAGGAGACGAAGCTGCGCGCGGGCAAGAAGCCATGCGTGAAGCCGGCGGCGATGCCCGAGGACCTCGACCTGCGCGAGATCGACACCAACGCGAACATCGTTGTGCTGCGCCGCTCGACGGCGAAGGGGCCCCTGCCTGATAGGCTGGATCTCATCCCCGCCAAGCCCATCGCGAACGGTACGCTTCGTGTCGCAGTCGCCGCGGTCACCGAGGAGATCATCGGGGACACGGGCCAGGCTCGCGCGATCGAGCAGTTGCTAACACGGGCGTCCCCCATGTTCACCGATGGCCATCGCACCGGCGGGATCATTGATCCCGAGAGCGACGTGCCCGAGCAGACCATCGCCGCGATCGCCGCGATGGCTCACACCACGCTCGCAATCCAGGGGCCGCCGGGCACCGGCAAGACCTACGTCAGTGCGCTCTCGATCGTTGACCTTGTGCGTGCAGGGAAGCGCGTCGCGGTGTCGTCCAACAGCCACAAGGCGATCGGCAACTTGCTCGAGGCCATCGCAAAGCGAGCGGCGACCGAGGGCCAGCCCTGCCGCGTCGTCCAGAAGTCGGCCGGAGACGGCGACGAGGACGCGCATCCCGGCATCGTGCTGGTGTCCGACAACGACGCGCCCGAGATTGCGACGGCCGACGTGGTCGGCGCGACCGCGTGGCACTTCGCGCGCTACCCGGCACCGGCATTCGACTATCTGTTCATCGACGAGGCGGGCCAGGTGTCGCTCGCCAACATTCTTGCGATGTCGCGCGCGGCTCGCAACCTGGTGCTAGTCGGCGATCCCATGCAGCTGCCGCAGCCGCTCCAGGGCACGCATCCGGGCCGCAGCGGTGAGTCCTGCCTCGAGTATCTTATCGACGGCCACCGCGTGGTGCCGGGAGACCGCGGCATCTTTATGCCGGTCAGCCGGCGCATGCACCCTGACGTGTGCAGATTCATCTCCGCGGCAGTCTACGAGGAGCGGCTCCATCCGGACGAGGCCGCGGGCAATCAGGATCTACGTACGCCCGACGGTCGGAGCATCGTCGGCGCCGGCGTCCGCGCCGTCGCGCATCTCGGCCGCTCGCAGGTCAGTCCTGAGGAGATCGCTGCCATCCGCACCCAGATCGAGCTCGTCGTCGGCTCGACTTACCGCAGCCGCGACGGGGCCGAGCGCGTCGTCGGCTACGGCGACATCCTGGTCGTCGCGCCTTACAATGCGCAGGTGAATGCGCTGCGTGCCGCGCTCTCGGCGGCGGTACGCGTCGGGACGGTAGACCGCTTCCAAGGTCAGGAGGCGCCCGTCTGCCTAGTCTCTATGACCACCTCGAGCGGCGAGGAGCTTCCGCGCGACATCGCGTTCCTCTTCTCCCTCAACCGAATCAATGTCGCCGTCTCGCGCGCGCAGGCGTCTGCAGTGGTGTTCGCCAGCCCCCTCCTTCTCGAGACCCCCTGCCGCACGGTCCCTGAGATGATGCTCGTCAACGCGCTCTGCATGCTGCGCGAGCATGGGGGTGACAACTTCTGA
- a CDS encoding helix-turn-helix transcriptional regulator, which translates to MSFAKAQDLLKLAMLATARRGVTLEDIIEEFRCSERTAQRMTGALQAAFPQTEYSIGDDRRARWSIPARQIAHLLSPSSDELVALAEAISQLDHAGMKQEAARARSLERKVRALIPPEQGTRLDVDKEAVLEALGHAARPGPRPAANEEVVDAIYEALKGASLLRILYRRRDEDEPHERIVAPHGLLLGVRRYLVARDTSKGPRANLQHYRVEEIYEAELLNRFFEIDPGFNLRRHAEKGFGSYESEKEHGEVVWRFRPDAAAHARRYVFHPTQTTEEAKDGSLIVRFHASGHLEMTWHLYSWGDAVEVVEPAALRDMVHEFRRKFPALP; encoded by the coding sequence ATGTCGTTCGCTAAAGCGCAGGATCTGCTAAAGCTGGCGATGCTCGCGACCGCGCGTCGTGGCGTCACGCTTGAGGACATTATCGAGGAGTTCAGGTGCTCCGAGCGTACGGCTCAGCGAATGACAGGCGCTCTGCAGGCGGCCTTTCCCCAGACCGAGTACTCGATCGGAGACGATCGCCGGGCGCGCTGGTCGATCCCGGCCCGCCAAATTGCGCATCTTCTCTCGCCGTCATCGGATGAGCTCGTCGCGCTCGCGGAAGCGATATCGCAGCTCGACCACGCTGGGATGAAGCAGGAGGCGGCACGCGCCCGCAGCCTAGAGCGGAAGGTCAGGGCGCTCATACCACCCGAGCAGGGCACGCGCCTCGACGTCGACAAGGAGGCGGTTCTCGAGGCGCTGGGTCACGCCGCGCGCCCCGGTCCCCGGCCGGCCGCTAACGAGGAGGTTGTCGATGCGATATACGAGGCTCTCAAGGGCGCGAGCCTGCTCCGCATCCTCTACCGACGACGAGATGAGGACGAGCCGCACGAGCGCATCGTCGCGCCGCATGGGCTGCTTCTCGGCGTCCGCCGCTACCTGGTTGCCCGGGATACCTCGAAGGGACCGCGGGCGAACCTGCAACACTACCGGGTCGAGGAGATCTACGAGGCCGAGCTGCTCAACCGCTTCTTCGAGATCGATCCCGGGTTCAACCTGCGCCGGCATGCCGAGAAGGGATTCGGATCGTACGAGAGCGAGAAGGAGCATGGCGAGGTCGTGTGGCGCTTCCGACCCGACGCTGCCGCCCATGCGCGGCGCTACGTTTTCCACCCCACGCAGACGACAGAGGAGGCCAAGGATGGGTCGCTGATCGTGCGTTTCCACGCCTCGGGCCACCTTGAGATGACTTGGCATCTTTACTCATGGGGTGACGCGGTCGAGGTCGTCGAGCCGGCCGCCCTGCGCGACATGGTGCACGAGTTCCGCAGGAAGTTCCCCGCGCTTCCCTGA